One Epinephelus moara isolate mb chromosome 20, YSFRI_EMoa_1.0, whole genome shotgun sequence genomic window carries:
- the LOC126408405 gene encoding fibroblast growth factor receptor substrate 2-like, whose product MGSCLSCPEKESIPDNHQSKFKVINVDDDGNELGSGVMELTDAELVLHTHRRDDVRWPYLCLRRYGYDSNLFSFESGRRCQTGQGIFAFKCSRAEEIFNMLQEVMHSHSISVVEEAVLEPNHQAAHTPAALGYSVPTVPNGVTRIPSVGEAPSHPSTRHPSVASTRLPSVGEESTHPLLVADEAVHTYVNTTGLLEDQPSPLTVTTPLESPTSPQSQCPPTPPPPPRVRTEPPAPPAQPEPQVLLEPQGVRFVLGPTPVQRQLMEKEKRQQEAKEAEEPRDTNGHTEAPAEAEPAPQLSNGSSSNPSTAPRRHRPPPLTPDLQNVNNSAQRRTALLDYENLPALPPVWEARKPSSEEEENGCSGLKTPSLNGYNHHPHHGLLHHSYSHPLSAALESSHNYVNTENVTAPLSAHRPETARRRTDGPTIFNFDFRRPPLPGHPEPPKTLNYIEVEMDNSAGNKGASDGSNPHTPRTPTSPLPPTTPTRRTELYALIDIERTAAMSNLQKARPRDDGTSRKTRHNSTELPTKSTA is encoded by the exons ATGGGTAGCTGTTTAAGCTGTCCAGAGAAAGAGTCAATTCCAGATAATCATCAAAGTAAATTCAAG GTGATAAACGTGGACGACGATGGGAACGAGTTGGGCTCAGGTGTGATGGAGCTTACCGATGCTGAGCTCGTCCTCCACACCCATCGCCGTGACGACGTCCGGTGGCCTTACCTGTGCTTACGGCGCTATGGCTATGACTCAAACCTGTTCTCATTTGAGAGCGGCCGCCGCTGCCAGACGGGTCAAG gtATTTTTGCCTTCAAATGTTCTCGAGCTGAAGAGATCTTCAACATGCTGCAGGAGGTGATgcacagccacagcatcagcgTGGTGGAGGAGGCGGTGCTGGAGCCCAACCACCAGGCAGCACACACTCCTGCAg ctCTGGGTTACTCTGTGCCCACGGTGCCTAACGGTGTGACCAGGATCCCGTCTGTGGGTGAGGCACCGTCTCACCCCTCCACCCGTCACCCATCTGTGGCCAGCACCCGTCTGCCCTCTGTGGGAGAGGAGTCCACTCACCCTCTGCTGGTGGCTGATGAAGCG GTTCACACCTACGTGAACACCACGGGGCTCCTGGAGGACCAGCCCAGCCCTCTGACTGTCACCACCCCTCTGGAGAGTCCCACCTCTCCTCAGTCTCAGTGTCCTCCGACCCCTCCGCCTCCTCCAAGGGTCCGCACCGAGCCGCCGGCCCCGCCTGCTCAGCCGGAGCCCCAGGTGCTGCTGGAGCCTCAGGGGGTTCGCTTCGTGCTGGGCCCCACCCCTGTTCAGAGGCAGCTGATGGAGAAGGAGAAAAGACAGCAGGAGGCCAAGGAGGCCGAGGAGCCCCGAGACACTAACGGCCACACAGAGGCCCCCGCTGAGGCTGAGCCGGCCCCCCAGCTCTCCAACGGCTCCTCCTCCAATCCCTCCACAGCTCCTCGCCGCCACCGCCCACCCCCCCTCACCCCCGACCTGCAGAATGTCAACAACTCGGCCCAGCGGCGCACCGCCCTGCTGGACTACGAGAACCTGCCGGCACTGCCGCCGGTGTGGGAGGCGAGGAAGCCGAGctcggaggaggaggagaacggCTGCAGCGGCCTTAAAACGCCATCGCTCAATGGCTACAATCACCACCCCCACCATGGCCTGCTGCACCACTCCTACTCCCACCCTCTGTCCGCTGCCCTCGAGTCTTCACACAACTACGTCAACACAGAGAATGTGACGGCGCCGCTCAGTGCCCACCGGCCTGAAACGGCACGGCGCCGCACAGACGGACCGACCATCTTCAACTTCGACTTCCGCCGGCCGCCGCTACCGGGTCACCCAGAGCCGCCCAAAACGCTCAACTACATCGAGGTGGAGATGGACAACAGTGCGGGGAACAAGGGCGCTTCAGATGGCAGCAACCCCCACACGCCCCGCACCCCCACCTCCCCGCTGCCCCCCACTACCCCCACCCGCCGCACCGAGCTCTACGCCCTTATCGACATTGAGCGCACTGCCGCCATGTCCAACCTGCAGAAGGCCCGGCCGCGAGACGACGGCACGTCACGCAAGACGCGACACAACAGCACGGAGCTGCCCACCAAAAGCACTGCGTGA